A region of the Dysidea avara chromosome 9, odDysAvar1.4, whole genome shotgun sequence genome:
CCTACCATCTTCAGTTTTTATCAGTTGTTTGTGTACTAGACTAGCATTAGTGGCAAACGAGTCAGCTATTTCTTGCTATAAGATAAGATGTAAGTTTCTTACTGATAATACTATGTCTCACTTGTTCTaattcttcttcttcttcatcaatAGTGGATACAGTGATGGTGCTGTACTTTGACCCTATGTCCTTGGTATATCGTCTCATCATAACCTGACCAGTAAAGGACATAAACAAAATGTCATGGTGGAACAACACATTCGGATACCTTGGGGACTTAAGTGGTCTAAGTGTGAtataaatgggaccatggacaagtgtcctgattatcaaggtgtccttcttagtgaggtgtcctgatttcaggggtctaaatgtgtgtacactaatacaaatgggaccatggacaagtgtcctgattatcaaggtgtccttattagtgaggtgtcctgattttaggggtataaatgtgtgtacactaatacaaatgggacccaCGGTGTGTACAAGTACAATAATCAGCTTCAGCAAGGTGAAACAAGATAAAGTACACAAGACAAGAAGTACAGTACTGATCAAGTGTATTGTTCAGATACAGCGTAAGTGCCGAGTGCAAGTATAGCAGTATCTTTCTGTTATAAGTAATGATTAAAAACCTTTTTCTTTGCTTAGTACTGTACGTATAGCATTCCATTTGCTTTTGtaattgtgttttgtttttgcTCATTCAATGGTTGACATTTCATCTCATATTGAACTGGTGCAAGTACACAGCTGTGGTGTACATACCTTTTTATTCTTCTCTGGTGCAATAGGATGCAGCAGTTTGGGTTTCTCTGTTGTCAAGTAATCCTCACCACTACGAACAAGAGCACCTACACAACAACTTGTAACATACATAATAAGGGTAGTACAGTACCTTCAAATATAAAAGTGATTTTCTCATCTTCACTTGAGTGACGATAAAACAAGGCCAATCCACAACTGTAACAACAAGTTAAAGTACAAACCTCAAGTCCTTTGTCATGGTTACCTTTTGCAATTATGTCGAAACTGACGCTCCACACCTTGAGGTCTAGTAAGGGAAATatattagtaacttcatacatACGTTTTGACTTAACAAATCCTAAAGTTGAAAAGTACAGATAAACCTAAGGGACTTCACCAGATAAGCCAGAGGCAAGATAGCGGTCAGTCACTAGACCTTCATGACGATCAGctgcccgggctacatttcatatgtactACATATGAAAAGTAGCCGGGCTACATCTgagcagtgattatatagatgtcGAGGCCGAAATCGATTGCGaggatcaattaatactcacatgattaggatgcacgacttgggttttgccatgaaaaccactcagatggagagcattttgttatcctcgccatcctatgagttgaaaaacgttgggctaaggtgagaactagtgctatagcttattcatcgaTTGTTTCTGCAtgttttcgaatatggacatgCCTCCATCATGAAGCtgccactctgcacggagtaaccactctacaagtaagtttacctatctaggcctttagtgaatttCGTACTTTTTctataaacgattcaatagtattgattaaaacattaatcttgcataactgaaattctctgtgatatctctaggatatgtctgttTATTGTAACCgaatgtaaccagaacgtactaacagctgacccataatcaaaaatttaggtatgcatatatggtacagccagtggctgcactcatattggcttgggtgattgatcaccctgtacaggctatcagcctgataagtgttacatattagctgttacacggggcatacatatcaggcaaagccctcatgcccaagTTACAACAtactctatagtaattatactttgtttaccttgtaacagctctgcatggcacgccACAGCGATGGATCTGGGCAAGCATTAAATATGTAGGACACCACACAACCAACAATCTAAACTTGCTTATCTACTCCTTAGTTGATATTGTTACAAAACACTAAGACCTAGTTCTATTCTTCGGTCGGCTTTCACGTGCATCCAACCGAATTTGTTGGAGTCACACTATCGAGTTAGTGGAGTCCAGTGGTTGTGTTTGTCTTTAAAAACTACTCAAGTGAGCTTAGCGAAGGTAGATCATTCTAGGATGACTGCTTGTGTGCTCGTCCTATTAATGCTTGTCCAGCTGCTATTTATCCACCACTGTCGCATGCCATgcagactacttcaccagttaacatcaggtccccattaatacagctgggtagactacttcaccagttaacaccaggtcaccattaatgcagctgggtagactacttcaccagttaacaccaggtccccattaatacagctgggtagactacttcaccagttaacaccaggtccccattaatacagctgggtagactacttcaccagttaacaccaggtcaccattaatacagctgggtagactacttcactagttaacaccaggtcaccattaatacagctgggtagactactccCCTAGTGAACATCAGGTCCATATTAAtatagctgggtagactactccACTAGTGAACCTATTAAtatagctgggtagactactccACTAGTTAACATCAGGTcctcattaatacagctgggtagactactccACTAGTTAAcatcaggtcaccattaatacagctgggtagactactccactagttaacaccaggtccccattaatacagctgggtagactactccACTAGTGAACATCAGGTCCATATTAAtatagctgggtagactactccACTAGTGAACCTATTAAtatagctgggtagactactccactagttaacaccaggtcctcattaatacagctgggtagactactccaccagttaacaccaggtcaccattaatacagctgggtagactactccactagttaacaccaggtccccattaatacagctgggtagattacttcaccagttaacaccaggttcccattaatacagctgggtagactacttcaccagttaacaccaggttcccattaatacagctgggtagactactccactagttaacaccaggtcaccattaatacagctgggtagactactccACTAGTTAAcatcaggtccccattaatacagctgagtagactacttcaccagtaaaaaccaggtccccattaatgcAGCTGGGTAGattacttcaccagttaataccaggtcaccattaatacagctgggtagactacttcaccagttaacaccaggtcaccattaatacagctgggtagactacttcactagTTAAcatcaggtccccattaatacagctgagtagactacttcaccagtaaaaaccaggtccccattaatgcAGCTGGGTAGattacttcaccagttaataccaggtcaccattaatacagctgggtagactacttcaccagttaacaccaggtcaccattaatacagctgggtagactactccACTAGTTAAcatcaggtccccattaatacagctgggtagactactccACTAGTTAAcatcaggtccccattaatacagctgagtagactacttcaccaattaacaccaggtccccattaatgcAGCTGGGTAGattacttcaccagttaataccaggtcaccattaatacagctgggtagactactccACTAGTTAAcatcaggtccccattaatacagctgagtagactacttcaccagttaacaccaggtccccattcaTGCAGCTGGGTAGattacttcaccagttaataccaggtcaccattaatacagctgggtagactactccACTAGTTAAcatcaggtccccattaatacagctgagtagactacttcacaagttaacaccaggtccccattaatgcAGCTGGGTAGattacttcaccagttaacaccaggtccccattaatgcAGCTGGGTAGattacttcaccagttaataccaggtccccattaatacagctgggtagactactccACTAGTTAAcatcaggtccccattaatacagctgagtagactacttcaccagttaacaccaggtccccattaatgcagctgggtagactacttcaccagttaataccaggtcaccattaatacagctgggtagactacttcaccagttaataccaggtccccattaatacagctgggtagattacttcaccagttaataccaggtccccattaatacagctgggaagACTGAAACAATATGTTACTAAAGTAAAAACAAAAGCAACTGGCTAGCTATCAGTACGCAATAAAATATAGAACCATGAAATTACCAGACTGACGCTCtatcacttggctatgctgcctcaacatattacactacaccacacacacacacactacactacacacacacacacactacattaaAAAACTTAATAATGAACCTCTTTAGCAAAACTCTTCTGCCAGGTTCTGAATAAGTTCTACTGGATTGTTTAGTTGCATCGATGACTCTAGCACCATCTCTCTTCCTCAGTGGCAATTTATCCAATGTGGTATCTACATACAGTTAAAAACAACACTTCTCCTAAATATTAAATTGTCCTATAATTGTGTCTAATATCCACCTATCTCATCTTGTGCAGCAGCAGGTGGGAATAGGCAATTGCAATCCAAGTGATGCCCCTTCTGTTACTGTACCAGATATTGTGAGTAgtataccgtatttctataaatataagctgtGAGAAATTTTCATGAGTTAAATTTTAGTGTTAAAAAGTTTTCACCTGTGTCCTCAAGCAACgaaaaaaattttaacaatgaattacgAATTCTATTCGGCCTTTTTTTGTATCTAGGAGAAGTAGAATGACAAGCAGCGAAACTGAAGTGTGGCATCTCCgttccatggaggctgcaccccaGATTCAGAACTGAGTTGTCTGTCACAAAccaagcaatggactggagtggaaTTTCTGTAGCTAGCTCAGTCCACgcaacttgcatatttgtgcatatatacttcatttaatgtgtcctgtagtagtTGTCTATCACAGAATGGCATCATTACCTGAATGTGCAGCGAAGTAGACGAAGACAGCTCCCTCTGGCCCTCTCTTCTAGGTGTTTGTTTTTAAAAGACTGCAGCAAAGACATATGCTTGACACATCAATGGCCAAGCCTCGATCTAGAtggccagaaagcagttaaccGAATTCATTCAACTTCTCAAATATTAAATaggtaaaaaatttttttgtataattaatttTCGTCAGATGCTAGCTTCaacaaaatattttaaacagtttataaatatagaaatacggtaatTCTTGTGAGTAAGTACATTCGCACAGTTTGATGAATGCTCTTCACAATTTAACTGCTTGTCCACAGGGTTGGGACAATGTTCACTTACTTACTGGTGATATAGGCTGAGGATAATCAAATCACAGGCAATTTAGCATATTGGGTAATTTCTGAGGTAACAAGTGGATTAGTAGCAGAACCATCATCATTAGATGATGCAGaaagtgtacaaaaacaaaaataaataaaggcAGGTAAATCCTCGGACACATGCGCAGGACCACAAAAGGAActtgcatgggcatggcaaggaaggtGTACTTACAAAAATAAACTATCTATAAAATACAGTTAATTAAGTAAGGTACATTGGCTGAGTCCACCCACTCTTTGCATGTTCTTCTTAGTTGTCCTCAGGGATGGAGAATAGTATTTGTAACTATATATATGataattatgcacttgtcaatttcatgccccacccccggggagggtgggggaatacaggggatttgacaaatcgtggtgtcaaattccccactactggggcaaaatcggctgtcaaattcccactatgtccccactcCCTAGTAGGgaatttgacaacacctcaaggatggcTAAGTGCATATTTCATGCCTGCAACTAGTAAGtggtatacacctgtagctagtaaaattatagcgagCCGGtgtgattttattgtttagagaTGCAACTACTgcaaatcggtcagtgaattggacaactgtcaattgccccaggggtggggacaagaaacaatgtcaaatccccacttggggtgtggggcatgaaattgacaagtgcattatattAAGGAAAAAAAAATGTAtagtgtttgtaactgaacatccCTGAGGTAGGTTTATATTATTAaagcatagattatatctatgttAATAACAACTTACAGACTTACCAACAATGAGGGCGAGTTTCCCACATATACAATAGTATACATAGAGCGGTACTTCGGTAGTGTATTCTTCTTTGTCTTGGGTGTCCGCACACACTATACTCTGCGAAACAACTTTCGGCATGGCTTCTACAATATTCTACCATATGATTCTACATAACGCGCTTTGTTTACTTCTCATTTAAAGCGCACCAACCGAAATA
Encoded here:
- the LOC136266637 gene encoding STING ER exit protein-like, encoding MPKVVSQSIVCADTQDKEEYTTEVPLYVYYCICGKLALIVDTTLDKLPLRKRDGARVIDATKQSSRTYSEPGRRVLLKRPQGVERQFRHNCKSCGLALFYRHSSEDEKITFIFEGALVRSGEDYLTTEKPKLLHPIAPEKNKKVMMRRYTKDIGSKYSTITVSTIDEEEEELEQQEIADSFATNASLVHKQLIKTEDGRRRHAEVKAIEEHIKSKKQKGTLIDRIS